The sequence below is a genomic window from Candidatus Neomarinimicrobiota bacterium.
AGCCGGTTTTATGTTGCTGGGGGATGCCGCCGGCCTCATCGACCCATTTACGGGCGAAGGGATAGGGAATGCCATGTATTCAGCACGTGTGGCCGTCGAGACGGCAGCGGAAGCCTGCCGGGCAGATGATTTCAGCGAGAACTTTCTGTCCAGATATGATCATCGCCTGTGGGATGCCATCGGGGGCGAATTGAGACTGAGCACAAAATTGCAGCAGCTCGGCCGGTTGAAATTTCTTCTGAATTTCGTTATTGCCAAAGCCGCGCGCAGTGAAGAAGTGAGAAATGTGATTGGAGGGATGATCGTGAATGAGCATCCAAAGGAAAACCTGGTCAATCCCATGTTCTACTTGAAGCTTTTGTTTGCGTGAAGCAGGTTTTTTTGGACTATTCAGCCGGAAGAACTTTCTTGAGAGGATAAAGAGATGACCCTTATTAGCCTCACGGGAAGGCCAAAGGACGAGGGTTTTTCCGAGTTGGAGATCAACGAACAATTGCTGAAAATGTTAGGCAAGGAATGGTTGAAGTCATTGGGCGAAGGGGCTATCATTCTTCCCGGGAAAGTCCTGGGAGTAATTGAAGAATTACAGGGTGGCGACGGGGCGGACTGATCCCTGGAGTCTGCGATGTGGGAGAGTCAATCATGAAACAATTGCTTCAAATGAGATGTGTGGCCTGCCGCAGGGGTGCCCCCACGGTGACCGAGGAAGAAATCGTAGATTTCAAGCCTCAGGTGCCAGACTGGGAGATCATGGACAGAGAGGGCATTCAAAGGCTGGAACGCCTCTTTCCTTTCAATAATTTTTCTGATGCCTTGCGCTTCACTAACACCGTGGGTGAAATCGCCGAGGAAGAGGGCCATCACCCCTCTTTGTTGACCGAGTGGGGAAAGGTGACGGTCATATGGTGGACGCACAAAATTCGTGGTCTGCATCGCAATGATTTTGTCATGGCGGCCAGAACGGATCAATTGTATTCACGTGGCAGGGCGTGATGATCCTTCTGTGGGGTGGGAAGAATCAGCCCCCCCCCCTCGGCCATTTTTGTATCATCTGCACCGCCCGATCTTTCCAGTTTAAAACCGATTGATATTTAAGAAAGTTGGGGGATTCACATAACGGGTGCACGCGGAGTTGATTCCGGCGGAAGAGAGCGGAGTATCTGTTTGGAATCGCTTATGT
It includes:
- a CDS encoding 4a-hydroxytetrahydrobiopterin dehydratase; this translates as MKQLLQMRCVACRRGAPTVTEEEIVDFKPQVPDWEIMDREGIQRLERLFPFNNFSDALRFTNTVGEIAEEEGHHPSLLTEWGKVTVIWWTHKIRGLHRNDFVMAARTDQLYSRGRA